Proteins from a single region of Catenulispora acidiphila DSM 44928:
- a CDS encoding SDR family NAD(P)-dependent oxidoreductase, producing MMAPFRFNGAVAVVTGAAGGMGEQLAYGLALRGTHLVLVDRDAERLTTVAATVTRRRPETRVRTFVADLSDAAAVGKLAADILDAEPVLNLLINNAGVALAGTFAETSAEEFDWVMAVNFAAPVALTRALLPRLRESDGSHVVNTSSLFGLIAPPGQSAYSASKFALRGFTEALRHELTGEVGVTCVHPGGIKTRIALDARVAAGADQEQSVKAMRAFTKVLTYPADRAATRIIEGVRQRRGRVLIALSARVPDVLARLFPATYWDLFVRVNPRAGDRRPRR from the coding sequence ATGATGGCGCCGTTCCGCTTCAACGGCGCGGTCGCGGTGGTGACCGGCGCCGCCGGCGGGATGGGGGAGCAGCTCGCCTACGGCTTGGCGCTGCGCGGCACGCACCTGGTGCTGGTGGACCGCGATGCCGAGCGGCTGACGACGGTTGCCGCGACCGTGACGCGGCGGCGTCCGGAAACCAGAGTGCGGACCTTCGTCGCGGACCTGTCCGACGCCGCCGCGGTCGGCAAGCTCGCCGCCGACATCCTCGACGCCGAACCGGTTCTCAACCTGCTGATCAACAACGCCGGCGTGGCGCTGGCGGGCACGTTCGCCGAGACCTCCGCCGAGGAGTTCGACTGGGTGATGGCGGTCAACTTCGCCGCCCCGGTGGCCTTGACGCGTGCGCTGCTGCCCCGGCTGCGTGAGTCGGACGGCAGCCATGTGGTGAACACCTCCAGCCTGTTCGGCTTGATCGCCCCGCCCGGGCAGAGCGCGTATTCGGCCAGCAAGTTCGCCTTGCGCGGCTTCACCGAGGCGCTGCGCCACGAGCTGACCGGCGAGGTCGGCGTGACGTGTGTGCACCCCGGCGGCATCAAGACCCGCATCGCGCTGGACGCGCGCGTCGCCGCCGGCGCCGACCAGGAGCAGAGCGTGAAGGCGATGCGCGCCTTCACCAAGGTCCTGACCTACCCCGCCGACCGCGCCGCGACCCGGATCATCGAGGGCGTGCGGCAGCGGCGCGGCAGGGTGCTGATCGCGCTGTCGGCGCGCGTGCCGGACGTGCTGGCCCGGCTGTTCCCCGCGACGTATTGGGATCTGTTCGTGCGGGTGAACCCGCGTGCCGGTGACCGGCGTCCGCGCCGCTAG
- a CDS encoding TOPRIM nucleotidyl transferase/hydrolase domain-containing protein codes for MRAAILVEGVSDQAALRALALRRGRDLPAEGIEVVAMDGATNAARYLHDYGPAGCGVLLAGLFDEAEERFFRLGLERAGFDPGPKTEDLEELGFFVCRADLEDELIRAVGADEVLRLVVAEGEERSFRTLQRQPAMRDKSLVHQLRRMMGGRTGGKERWARLLVETVPLEQVPYPLDAVLAQLA; via the coding sequence ATGCGCGCGGCCATCCTCGTCGAGGGAGTGAGCGACCAGGCGGCGCTGCGCGCGCTGGCCCTGCGCCGCGGCCGCGACCTGCCCGCCGAGGGCATCGAGGTGGTCGCCATGGACGGCGCCACGAACGCCGCGCGCTACCTGCACGACTACGGTCCCGCCGGCTGCGGCGTGCTCCTGGCCGGCCTGTTCGACGAGGCCGAGGAACGCTTCTTCCGCCTCGGCCTGGAACGCGCCGGCTTCGACCCCGGACCCAAGACCGAGGACCTGGAGGAGCTCGGCTTCTTCGTCTGCCGCGCCGATCTGGAGGACGAACTCATCCGCGCCGTCGGCGCCGACGAAGTCCTGCGCCTGGTCGTCGCCGAGGGGGAGGAGCGCTCCTTCCGAACCCTCCAGCGCCAGCCGGCCATGCGCGACAAGAGCCTGGTCCACCAGCTGCGCCGCATGATGGGCGGCCGCACCGGCGGCAAGGAGCGCTGGGCGCGGCTGCTGGTCGAGACGGTGCCGCTGGAGCAGGTGCCGTATCCGCTGGATGCGGTGCTGGCGCAGTTGGCTTGA